From the Drosophila sechellia strain sech25 chromosome X, ASM438219v1, whole genome shotgun sequence genome, the window ACAAAAGGTGTTTTTATCATAACTTATCTAAAAATGGTCATAAAAGTACAAGAATAACTGTTTTGTGCAGCTAATTACCACtactaactatccctatcactttttgactgattttgaaaaattaatttttgggtcgattttcgcattttcggtaagggtaacatcatcaaattttgcaaaaaatggccaaaaaataaaatttcaatttttgaacacagtttgattggaaatttaattgcgagttcaacgaggtatgacattccatattcaggttattatttttgaagttatgtcaaaaaaactgattatttGATGACCGAAATTCGGAAAAACGGCTTTTGCAAAAACTTGACATTTACAAAGGGAATTTTCGTCATAACTCCTCCGAAAATTGTCATATAGATGAAAtaataactgttttgagcagcttATTACCAGTGCTAAAATTCCTATAACATtttgaaatcaataaataattgattttaaaacaAAGTAGAAGCCGGTCTCTGCTGAAAACCAACCAGGCATAACCAGTAAGTAGCAAGATTCCCTTCTgaaattcctgttcgcctggtagcaGAGCCCACAGGCCAGAGTTGCAGAAAAGGACAATCGCTTTCaataatttctttttaaaacattactatttatttcttttctatGACGCTTGAATTTATCagttttagttttgttttgcGTTCGTTTTTtatctttgttttttttttttaactattttaCAGGTGATAGACTATATTGCGCTTAGTGAAACTACATGCActtctatatataatttatttatatatataaatatatttatgtatattcttGTCAACATAATTTCTTCGGCTTTCGACTTACATCTTATTAAAAGACTTGTACAAATGCAGAATAAGAATAAGATTCGGAATCGAAATCAGAGCGTAAAAGTGCGCAGACGAGAACTTGAAGAAAAAGTCACATATTGATGGACAAGTACAGAAAGAGCGAGATTTCATTTGAGATTCTGGACATTCGAAAGATTCTGAATGCTGATCCGAGCCGAATCGAAGTGCACCATGGAAATTCCAGGTGGAATGCGGCAGATAGGATTTACAGATCGATCAGCAACATGGTCGAGAATGTAGTGATGTGAGCAACTAACTAAATGCCCGCATAGAGAGGCAGCTTGGCGGTGTCCACCTTCTCCTCCACCTTGAACGAGGGGAATAGGCCGCCCTGGTTGGTGCGGGTGTTCTTGCCCTTGGAATTGCCATCCCAATGGTTACCAGCCACCGAGACGAGGTCACCAACACGCAGCTGTAGATCCTCGTGCGTGCGCGGCTTGTGGGCGATAACGACGCGGCGATTGTGCGCATTCTGGCCACCGTAGTAGTATATGTCGTCCAGCGACTTGAACCGATGCGCTGCATCCGGATACATCGTCTGCATTATCTCGTAGGCCACGCGACACACCTGCGACGAGAAAGTGCACACCAGATGATCGGACATGGAAAGCAGGTGGATATCCAAAATGATCCCGTTCAGGGCGGTGTCCGTGTATCGCGTGGATACGGACGCCATGCGCGCCACCTCCGGATCACCAATGATCTGGTACTGCGGGTACTTTCGGCGCGCCTCTTCAATAACTTGGGCGTCATCCGACGCGAGGAAAATCCGACGAGCCACAGTGCTGCCGTTTACCTCCAGCGTGCGGTAGTAATCCTCGACATAGGTCATATACTCCTCCACACTGTGGCAGGCCGCCTCTGTGCCCACTTTGTCCGTGCGACGGACATGAACGCTGTAAGGAAAAAACCGAATATTAAATTTCTTCAAGAAAACAAATTCACTCTTGATTCACATACCCAACAATGGGACGCTCCCATCCCAAATTGCGCATGCCAGAGGTAAGGAAATCCCGCGTCGTTGGTTGCGGTCGAAGCAAATACTTAAGGAACTGACCCACCCACCAAACGATGGGGTCTCCATGCAGACGCTTAAGTCTCGGCGCCAGATCCTCGGGAACGGCGAGCGGCAGGTACGGCGGTCTCGGCATCAGCGAGTCGATGATGGGCAACACCAGCACCTGGGTGTTTGGCTTGCCCGGCCAATTGTAGGTGTTGGCGGTGCCCGCATCATGGCAGCTGTTGGACACCGGCTGAAACACCTCCTCCCAGCCGCCCTTGTGATACCGCCATCCGCGGGATTTTAAGATGAGCGTCCGCTCGGTGGCGTAGGCCACTATAAAGCAATACACCACATGGTGCAGTTGGCAGCCGTAGCCACAGCCCTGGGGATTGAGGAATTATTAATTAGATTAGAGTCGTCGATAAAAACATATGAAAGCAGTTACAGAATGAATAGCTAATTACTAATAACTATATAGAATTACAAATTATAAGCCGATTAAGTGATTTACTTGTTGGAAAGTAAACCATTTCCTAGGTATTTAAATATACTCATCGGACTGACAAGTAACGTGGTACTTACCATAACCAAAAGATTAGCTCAAGAAATGGGAATAATCTATAAAACGCACCTTGTTGAGCTTACAGACCAGCTTGCGAGCATTCTGGCAATCACTGGGATTCTGTAGATGGTGCAGGCGCCGCTGTACCAAATCGCTCAGATCGCGTGCCTCCTTGTGCCGCCAGGCCTCGTAGCCATCGGACTGACGCATCCGCTCCATGTCGCTCAGCAGAGAGCGCTTGTGTTCGGCGCCTTGGAGCAGCACCTGGTTGATGGACTCCTCCAAATCGGCACTCGCGTGACCGGCGGCCACTGCCTTACGCACTTTGCCCAGTTCGCTGCTGAAGAAGTTCCAGATCTCTGCGATGTTCGTCTGGATGCGTCTGCGCGTGAACTCGTACTCCAGGCTGGGCTCGAACTCGCCATGATCGGGGACACCGGCCTCCAGATCATTGGGCGCTCCCTCGGCCACATTATTCCAACCGCGCAGATCAGCGGGGGCGGACTCGAACATGGATTCTGGTTCCGGGCCGGCGACCTCGGGCGCCAGCTTTGGATTTAGCGCATCGTTCTCCAGCCTTTGCACCAGTTTCATTGCGCTCTGCTTGTCCAGTTGGtcactggaaaataaaaagatgGGGGTTCAGGTTAGCAAAGCAGCTTATCGCATGTAATTCCGCGAACGTGCCATGAATAATTAGCCCCGCTGCTGATAAATCATCATAATGGTGATCGCAAAAGTGTAACTGCTATGCTAC encodes:
- the LOC6619899 gene encoding alpha-(1,6)-fucosyltransferase; translated protein: MLLVRQLFGASANSWARALIIFVLAWIGLVYVFVVKLTNTQGQQAAGESELNARRISQALQMLEHTRQRNEELKQLIDELMSDQLDKQSAMKLVQRLENDALNPKLAPEVAGPEPESMFESAPADLRGWNNVAEGAPNDLEAGVPDHGEFEPSLEYEFTRRRIQTNIAEIWNFFSSELGKVRKAVAAGHASADLEESINQVLLQGAEHKRSLLSDMERMRQSDGYEAWRHKEARDLSDLVQRRLHHLQNPSDCQNARKLVCKLNKGCGYGCQLHHVVYCFIVAYATERTLILKSRGWRYHKGGWEEVFQPVSNSCHDAGTANTYNWPGKPNTQVLVLPIIDSLMPRPPYLPLAVPEDLAPRLKRLHGDPIVWWVGQFLKYLLRPQPTTRDFLTSGMRNLGWERPIVGVHVRRTDKVGTEAACHSVEEYMTYVEDYYRTLEVNGSTVARRIFLASDDAQVIEEARRKYPQYQIIGDPEVARMASVSTRYTDTALNGIILDIHLLSMSDHLVCTFSSQVCRVAYEIMQTMYPDAAHRFKSLDDIYYYGGQNAHNRRVVIAHKPRTHEDLQLRVGDLVSVAGNHWDGNSKGKNTRTNQGGLFPSFKVEEKVDTAKLPLYAGI